GACGAACTACTCATTGAGTTCAGCAACCGATTGGTGCAATGTGTGCGCATTCGCGATACGGTCGGTCGTATGGGCGGAGATGAGTTTGCGCTTATCCTCACCATGGAAGACGACGAACTAGGCGCCACCGTAGTCGCTAACAAAATACGCGATGCACTGCGTGAGCCCTTCTACCTTAGCGGCAATGAAGTGACCGTGACAGCCAGTATTGGTATCACCCTGCACCCCAATGATGCCTCTGACGCGCAAACCTTGCTCAAATATGCTGACACGGCCATGTACCGCGCCAAGCATGCAGGCCGTGACACCTACCGCTTCTTTACTGCGCAAATGAATGTAGATGTATTGGCACGCCTTGAAATGGAAAAAGCCCTGCGCAAAGCCATTGAAAATGAAGAGTTTGAGCTCTACTACCAACCCAAGGTGTACCTTAAAACTGGCCGCATTACTGGCGTTGAAGCCTTAATCCGCTGGAATAGACCCGGGCATGGCATGGTGTCTCCACAATTTTTCATTCCAGTACTGGAAGATACAGGACTGATAGTACGTGTAGGCAGTTGGGTGATTGCCACAGCATGCAAGCAAATCGCGCTATGGAGGCAGTCTTCAGTAGGTGCGCTACAAATATCGGTGAATGTTTCTGGGCAACAGTTTGTAGAAGGTGATCTTGATGGCGATGTGATTAGCGCCCTCACTGAAAATGATATTCCACCCCATCTGCTCGAGCTCGAGTTAACCGAGAGCTCGATGATGGTCAATACCGAACGTACCATCGCTATTTTGGATAAACTGAAAAAACTAGGGGTACAGATTTCAATTGACGACTTTGGCACTGGCTATTCAAGCCTCGCCTATTTGCGCCGCTTTCCCATAGATAAACTAAAGATCGACATCGCCTTTATTCGAGACATCACACACAACGCCGACGATGCCGCCCTGGCCTTGACCATCATTCGCATGGCGCATGGGCTCAAGATGGAAGTCATCGCCGAAGGGGTAGAAACCATCGGCCAACTGGCCTATTTGCGACACTACCGATGCGATCACATCCAAGGCTACTATTTCAGCCCGCCAGTAACCGTAACAGAACTAGAAAAAATGCTACTCAGTGCAAAGCGCATGGCCGCGCCAGCACTACCATGGAATATGTACACGGTTCAGAGTGCGTTAAGCGTTTAGATATCTAGACCACTGTTTGTAAAATAAAAAGCCAGCATCAGATGCTGGCTTTTTATTTGGCCAATATTTGAATCACCTATAAAGATTCACAAGAATGCTGCCGTTAGTCTAGTTAGGTATATTTGTGTTGTAACTTTGTAAGAAGCGAGGCTACTGTGGCTATATCATCTGTAACTAATGGGTACTCTAATCTTTTAAATAGTGTGTATTCCACGTCTGGAACTTCTACCACCACTACTTCAACGGATACTGATATATCGTCAATCCTGAATCAAATTGAATCATCTGCCAGCTCGTCTGTAACTTTAAATAGCACCGCCACTAATCCAGCAACTCAAACCTATACAGCGCAAGGCTTATTACAGCAAATCAATGCAAGCAAATTGAGTAACGACAAGCTGCTGTTTGGCGACAACTCCAGTACCGACTCTTCTACTGATAATAGCTTGCCTGCTGAGCTTGCTGGCCTTACATCACAATTGAATGGCACTGCGACTGATACTACTGCCTCTCAAGCTACCATAGATTTAAATGCAGATTGGGCAACAACATTAAAATCCAACCCGTCTATGGCGCCTGTACTTGTTCAGAATGAAATTAATAAGTCGTTGGTGTCAATATTTAATACCAAAGAGTAATTAATATC
This genomic window from Methyloradius palustris contains:
- a CDS encoding EAL domain-containing response regulator produces the protein MTSPNATILIVDDEPQNCKLLSAMLKPEGYLTICANSGLQALSLIASNPPDLILLDIMMPEMDGYQMTAILKADPSTANIPIIMVTALSDQSACLAGLKAGAEEFLSKPIDRTEMWLRIRNLLRLKAFDDFLQNHNALLEQQIQERTADLKRFRLAMDATTDAITLVDRATMHYVEVNATACNMLGYTREELLKIGPSHIGAGAPKELAREYDGVINGHSKFELKETQLRRKDGSEIQVEIYRHAQRSGNEWIIVGVIRDITERKEAERRMHHLAHYDPLTGLPNRTLFYEMLRKTLTQAIESKWLVAVLFVDMDHFKNVNDTLGHMVGDELLIEFSNRLVQCVRIRDTVGRMGGDEFALILTMEDDELGATVVANKIRDALREPFYLSGNEVTVTASIGITLHPNDASDAQTLLKYADTAMYRAKHAGRDTYRFFTAQMNVDVLARLEMEKALRKAIENEEFELYYQPKVYLKTGRITGVEALIRWNRPGHGMVSPQFFIPVLEDTGLIVRVGSWVIATACKQIALWRQSSVGALQISVNVSGQQFVEGDLDGDVISALTENDIPPHLLELELTESSMMVNTERTIAILDKLKKLGVQISIDDFGTGYSSLAYLRRFPIDKLKIDIAFIRDITHNADDAALALTIIRMAHGLKMEVIAEGVETIGQLAYLRHYRCDHIQGYYFSPPVTVTELEKMLLSAKRMAAPALPWNMYTVQSALSV